From the Hordeum vulgare subsp. vulgare chromosome 1H, MorexV3_pseudomolecules_assembly, whole genome shotgun sequence genome, the window TGGATTTGCAAGCATGATTCTCATGTACATTAGAAAATTGTGACTAATAATTTCTGCAAGACATTCTAGTAACTGAAACATATCAggaaaagcaaactaaagagtaACTCGAAACATTACTTCCACTCTCCATCAATCTGTTTAACGGTTGGAGCCTCCCGAAGTGCAGGcagaggaattgatatgacaacatTGTTCAGGTCAAACATCTCTGAGGCCTCGTATTCAATGTTGACATAGGTTTCATTTCCAGATACCGATGGCCAGCAGTTAACTACACAAACAAGATAAATTATGGAATGTCCATACTAATAGAATACCACAAGAGAATAAAGTGATTGTGCACCTGACAGGGGTAAATTCGATTCATTCATCCCCTGAATTCTCCATTTCACAAGTGGTGTTTCATTTTGACCACTTGGGAAAGGCCTGTTTGGATCTTTTGCTCCAACAATTTGCTGGCTGTTAAACAGCTCCTTGTGGATATTGGGGTGTGTTTTGAAGCTGAGTCCAGGAACATCTTTGTTTTCGATCTGGACAGCACCACCACATATCAGAAATATAAGCTCCAATAAATTGTATGGTGGGCCACTCCATGATGCATAATAGTGTAAAACAAGGTTTATCATCAGCAATAAATACATTTAACATAAATGAATATGAATGTCAAACTTATGAAAATGGCTATTCCCATGCAATAAATGGGCCATAGCCATACAAGAATTGTTTTGCCACAACAGAAGAGGACCAGTCTCTTCAATTAGTGTATAATGCCGTAATACACTAAAATGACAATGAATATAAAATGCACTGTTGATTGATGTCCAGAAAAATAATACCTGCAACTGGATAAATCCATCTGCGTCATTAAGGACCTGAAGAGCAAGGGTTCCTTGCACATCAAAGTTATTAACACCTCCATCTCTTTTAACTACTACATTAAGTTTCTCTTCAATAGTCACTGTGATGGGATCGCTTGGTATAAGAGGCGAGGACCTCGAAGAAACTGAACTTGGTTGTACATCCTCCAAAATGACTTCTCCTTCAGCTTTCAAAGATTCTAGGAACTGATTTGTCTTCTGTGATTTGCCTAATTTCATACCAAAACCTTTACCAGGAGCAGTAGCAGCTGCTGACGGACGACCTGTAGAAATGTTGCTATGAATTTAGACTACAAATATCTATGACATAGCTTCCTAGACTCTCTCTAACAATAGTACAAGGCAGGTAACATAGCTGCCCAGCATTAACACAAGGGGGAAATCTGTCTTCAAAGACCTGAATAAAACTTCCCTACTTGGCATATCCGAGAAACCCAGAGATTCATCTATCAGCACATAACCAACAATGAAATGCACAAACAGGAGAAATCAAGAGGAGGTATGTTTTCATAGTTATAAGAACTATATTAATGAAACTAAATAATCGTATGGAACGTCATAGCATGAGTGGAAGTGCTGCAGTAGGTAAGCTCTGAGTTATTTTCATGAATAGTGTATAAACTCTAGCGTTTCCTACTGCGTACATGAAACAGACACGATTTTTATGGGACGGGTGTAAGAGGCTAGGTAAATGTATTTCATATACATGAAAAGGACACCACAATGAAATACAACTACATGCAAACAACACAAAGGAAAGGTGTTAACCAATCCCACAACATAATTTATAACATTAACTTTTCACTAATTTGAGTAACTTATCATTCACATGAGACAGCTATTTGCTTATAAAAGACAAAGCGGCCTTAAGCTACCACCTTTGGGTTTAGTCGCAAATGAGTCCATATCAGCACCAATTCCACTTAATCCAGAAGAACCACTTCCAAAGCCAGAACCACTAATGTTCATGTCACCGAAAGTTTTTTCAATAACACGGGGACCAGATATTGATGAGTATCCTCCTTTGTCGAGTTTGCCTTTCTCCATCTGTATCAACACCAACCAGAAAACAATATTTCTTAAGGCATGACCAAAATTATGCTCAATAAACAGCATGGTAAGAGTGCTGTAATTGATGAAATCAATTATGATTTAAACAATAACATACGAATTAACGCTGTCATTTTATAGTAATTGGCACTATTCATTTGGCTATAATACAAGTTCTCTAGCAATGCTCACTTTCTTACTAAATTTTCCTATATATGCTTACAAGTTCTAATGTTACAGAACTAAGTTATGAAGAAAAGAAAGTTTAGCCAAGACATGCTTACTGGCTAACTGTAAAAGTGTGACCCAAGCAAACATGTGAGACTAAAGCAGCTGATACTAACTATAACCTAACCTGATGCAAAATTGGCAGCTAAAATAGCCCAAATAACCCATACAAACTGACTAGAAATTACAGCGTCTTCTTTTCACTAATGACCAGAGCTCACTAAATTAAATGCCTATTTTTCCCTCCAAGTTAGAATACATGGTGTTATCATAGAGAGAAGCGCCGGGCATACCCTGATTTTGTCAAGCTCACTAGCTCTCTTCTTCATGACATCTTTAGTTTCATTGATTTTGCTCTGCATCATCAGCTTATGCGCCTTCTCTTCATGGCTTTCCATCTCGCAGTATTGCTTGACTTGCTGCACTGTTACATTTTCCTTGTTTCCGAGAGAGATTGCTTCGTCAAATGCAAATATAAGCTCAAATGCTGTTTTACAGATACTATCCTCATCCAGAGACGAGTATTCAGGCACCTTTATAAATGTTAAGGAGACCATGGCACTGAATTAttgcaaagaaagaaaaatatctaAGCATAGCAGCATACAAAATGGTGGGTAGATACACACAACTCTTAGACATGATTTATATTTTTGAAGTATAATTTCTCAATGAAGAATTGTGTCAACCTAGTTGTTTTTTTCCTTGACAATATTCACAGCCAAAGCTCAAGATACGTTATCTGTTGTTTAGTTATCACGAGGGAACAAATACGTTACGAAGACTATCACCCTTTTTCATGTATAATTTAATATAGCTTGATTAATAAGGTAGAATTGTAAAACTGGAAAATGAGGACATGAAAATAGGATACAAGCTTGGATAGTAGCCTCAGTGTGTCCAGATCTTCAAGAATATTACTCTGCTTGTTTGTGATAAGCAGCAGATATAGGCCTTCAATAGGTTGATAAACATAACGAACGCTTTCAGTCTCAAGATAAGTGTGCTGCTTCCCAGTTCCAACAAGTTTCGGGAATGCTGCAAGTAACCCTTCAATCCTAATCCGGGACATGTCAACATATTGTCTTGAAACAAGTGCTGCAATGTACAGTTTTGA encodes:
- the LOC123442185 gene encoding coatomer subunit delta-1 → MVVLAASIISKSGKALVSRQYVDMSRIRIEGLLAAFPKLVGTGKQHTYLETESVRYVYQPIEGLYLLLITNKQSNILEDLDTLRLLSKLVPEYSSLDEDSICKTAFELIFAFDEAISLGNKENVTVQQVKQYCEMESHEEKAHKLMMQSKINETKDVMKKRASELDKIRMEKGKLDKGGYSSISGPRVIEKTFGDMNISGSGFGSGSSGLSGIGADMDSFATKPKGRPSAAATAPGKGFGMKLGKSQKTNQFLESLKAEGEVILEDVQPSSVSSRSSPLIPSDPITVTIEEKLNVVVKRDGGVNNFDVQGTLALQVLNDADGFIQLQIENKDVPGLSFKTHPNIHKELFNSQQIVGAKDPNRPFPSGQNETPLVKWRIQGMNESNLPLSVNCWPSVSGNETYVNIEYEASEMFDLNNVVISIPLPALREAPTVKQIDGEWKYDSRNSVLEWSIILIDQSNRSGSMEFIVPPADPSTFFPISIGFGASNTFSDLKVTGIHPLKEGNPPKYSQRVRLVAANYQIV